A genomic region of Miscanthus floridulus cultivar M001 chromosome 3, ASM1932011v1, whole genome shotgun sequence contains the following coding sequences:
- the LOC136546221 gene encoding large ribosomal subunit protein eL34-like: MVQRLTYRKRHSYATKSNQTRVVKTPGGKLVYQYTKKRASGPKCPVTGKKIQGIPHLRPAEYKRSRLSRNRRTVNRPYGGVLSGTAVRERIIRAFLVEEQKIVKKVLKLQKTKDKTSSK, translated from the exons ATGGTGCAGCGTCTGACCTACCGCAAGCGGCACAGCTATGCCACAAAGTCCAACCAGACGCGGGTCGTCAAGACCCCTG GTGGCAAGCTCGTGTACCAGTACACCAAGAAGAGAGCCAGCGGGCCCAAGTGCCCCGTGACCGGGAAGAAGATCCAGGGG ATTCCCCATCTGAGGCCTGCTGAGTACAAAAGGTCCAGGTTGTCTAGGAACCGCAGAACTGTGAACCGTCCCTATGGTGGAGTGCTCTCGGGAACTGCAGTTAGAGAAAG GATCATCCGTGCTTTCCTGGTTGAAGAGCAGAAGATTGTCAAGAAGGTGTTGAAATTACAGAAGACCAAAGACAAGACTTCCTCAAAGTAA